Proteins from one Parasteatoda tepidariorum isolate YZ-2023 chromosome 4, CAS_Ptep_4.0, whole genome shotgun sequence genomic window:
- the LOC107450285 gene encoding uncharacterized protein encodes MDYDINKAPISVFETESKVKPQTIPEYILLENTSFIFLNMKVIVFCVLIAVAAAAVSKSRTKREAFELPDGADLLVGSVKTSFACPQGSEGYYADIENNCQIFHVCHTNVQEDGSSETTQFSFLCGNQTMFNQLSFTCGMPEDSVPCQDAASFFYLNDNLRSGDPKALFLDDQDIQRAAPLIQNYAARNLNSPAPARRG; translated from the exons ATGGATTATGATATAAATAAGGCACCAATATCGGTATTTGAAACAGAATCCAAAGTGAAACCCCAGACCATTCCGGAATATATCCTCTTGGAGAATAC gaGCTTTATATTTCTAAACATGAAAGTAATAGTATTTTGTG ttcTAATTGCTGTTGCTGCTGCTGCAGTTTCAAAATCAAGG acGAAGAGAGAAGCTTTCGAACTGCCAGATGGAGCTGATTTATTAGTAGGCAGTGTTAAAACCTCTTTTGCTTGTCCCCAAGGTTCCGAAGGTTATTACGCCGACATTGAAAACAATTGCCAGATTTTCCACGTTTGTCATACCAACGTCCAAGAAGATGGCTCGTCGGAAACTACTCAATTCAGCTTCCTGTGTGGAAACCAAAcg atgTTTAACCAATTGAGCTTCACATGCGGTATGCCCGAGGACTCAGTTCCATGCCAGGATGCGGCTAGCTTCTTTTACCTCAATGATAACCTACGAAGTGGTGATCCAAAAGCTCTTTTCTTAGATGACCAAGATATCCAACGAGCTGCACCACTCATTCAAAATTATGCAGCAAGAAATTTAAACAGCCCAGCACCAGCTAGACGAGGTTAA